The following are encoded together in the Nocardioides okcheonensis genome:
- a CDS encoding GNAT family N-acetyltransferase, with the protein MAEAAVGAAVTVRAGTHADIPGFRDLGEAVVPPTYGPIDEAYAQRMLDEWWVAERFEASLAVNTHLVAECDGQVVAMAAFGLLSRSHRDFPHVTGEREVMWKLYVHPDHHGRGIGSRLLAEVEALVEGDELWLEVVDGNEQAFAFYRAKGFVEVERVGDGVWPDDVWLRKDLRGTRRR; encoded by the coding sequence ATGGCTGAGGCCGCGGTCGGCGCCGCGGTCACCGTCCGCGCCGGCACCCACGCCGACATCCCCGGGTTCCGGGACCTCGGCGAGGCCGTCGTGCCGCCGACCTACGGGCCGATCGACGAGGCCTACGCCCAGCGGATGCTCGACGAGTGGTGGGTGGCCGAGCGCTTCGAGGCTTCGCTGGCGGTCAACACCCACCTGGTCGCCGAGTGCGACGGGCAGGTCGTCGCGATGGCCGCGTTCGGGCTGCTGTCGCGCTCGCACCGCGACTTCCCCCACGTCACCGGCGAGCGCGAGGTGATGTGGAAGCTCTACGTCCACCCCGACCACCACGGTCGCGGGATCGGCAGCCGGCTGCTGGCCGAGGTCGAGGCCCTCGTCGAGGGCGACGAGCTGTGGCTCGAGGTCGTCGACGGCAACGAGCAGGCCTTCGCGTTCTACCGCGCGAAGGGGTTCGTCGAGGTCGAGCGGGTCGGCGACGGGGTGTGGCCCGACGACGTGTGGCTCCGCAAGGACCTGCGCGGGACGAGGCGGCGATGA
- a CDS encoding sigma 54-interacting transcriptional regulator, with protein MSDASQTPHPEASTLGQLRASGHELKPLRVELRDNLLALLASGEDPWPGLHGFGDTVVPQVERALLAGHDIVLLGERGQGKTRLLRSLVGLLDEWTPVISGSELGEHPYEPITVTSQQAAAAHGDDLRISWRHRDERYAEKLATPDTSVADLIGDVDPMKVAEGRHLGDPETIHFGLIPRSHRGIVAINELPDLAERIQVAMLNVMEERDIQIRGYVLRLPLDVLVVASANPEDYTNRGRIITPLKDRFGAEIRTHYPREVEKEIAVIEQEADLVAEVPAYLLEVLARFTRNLRDSQSVDQRSGVSARFAIAGAETIAAAALHRATTQGEEEAVARVVDLETAVDVLGGKIEFETGEEGRETEILTHLLRTAVAETVRAHLAGIDLRLLVEAIEEGAMVATGARVGARDFLAGLPVLGESDLYDQVCDRLGATNDGERAAAVELALEGLYLARRIGKDADAGETVYG; from the coding sequence GTGAGCGACGCCAGCCAGACCCCGCACCCCGAAGCCAGCACCCTCGGCCAGCTGCGCGCCAGCGGCCACGAGCTCAAGCCGCTGCGCGTGGAGCTGCGCGACAACCTGCTCGCCCTGCTCGCGAGCGGCGAGGACCCGTGGCCCGGGCTGCACGGCTTCGGGGACACCGTCGTCCCGCAGGTCGAGCGGGCGCTGCTGGCCGGACACGACATCGTGCTGCTCGGCGAGCGGGGGCAGGGCAAGACCCGCCTGCTGCGCTCGCTGGTCGGGCTGCTCGACGAGTGGACCCCGGTGATCTCGGGCTCGGAGCTCGGCGAGCACCCCTACGAGCCGATCACCGTCACGTCGCAGCAGGCGGCCGCGGCCCACGGCGACGACCTGCGCATCTCGTGGCGCCACCGCGACGAGCGCTACGCCGAGAAGCTCGCCACCCCCGACACGTCGGTCGCCGACCTGATCGGCGACGTCGACCCGATGAAGGTCGCCGAGGGACGCCACCTCGGCGACCCCGAGACCATCCACTTCGGGCTCATCCCGCGCAGCCACCGCGGCATCGTCGCGATCAACGAGCTCCCCGACCTCGCCGAGCGGATCCAGGTCGCGATGCTCAACGTGATGGAGGAGCGCGACATCCAGATCCGCGGCTACGTCCTGCGCCTGCCGCTCGACGTGCTGGTGGTCGCGAGCGCCAACCCGGAGGACTACACCAACCGCGGCCGGATCATCACCCCGCTCAAGGACCGCTTCGGTGCGGAGATCCGGACCCACTACCCGCGCGAGGTCGAGAAGGAGATCGCGGTCATCGAGCAGGAGGCCGACCTCGTCGCCGAGGTGCCGGCGTACCTCCTCGAGGTGCTGGCCCGCTTCACCCGCAACCTCCGCGACTCCCAGTCGGTCGACCAGCGCTCCGGCGTCAGCGCCCGCTTCGCGATCGCCGGCGCGGAGACCATCGCCGCCGCCGCGCTGCACCGCGCCACCACCCAGGGGGAGGAGGAGGCCGTCGCCCGCGTGGTCGACCTCGAGACGGCCGTCGACGTGCTCGGCGGCAAGATCGAGTTCGAGACCGGCGAGGAGGGCCGCGAGACCGAGATCCTCACCCACCTGCTGCGCACCGCCGTCGCCGAGACCGTCCGTGCCCACCTCGCCGGCATCGACCTGCGGCTGCTCGTGGAGGCGATCGAGGAGGGCGCGATGGTCGCCACCGGCGCCCGCGTCGGTGCGCGCGACTTCCTCGCCGGCCTGCCGGTGCTGGGCGAGTCGGACCTCTACGACCAGGTCTGTGACCGCCTCGGCGCCACCAACGACGGCGAGCGCGCCGCGGCGGTCGAGCTCGCCCTCGAGGGGCTCTACCTCGCCCGCCGGATCGGCAAGGACGCCGACGCGGGGGAGACCGTCTATGGCTGA
- a CDS encoding pyridoxamine 5'-phosphate oxidase family protein, which produces MQSTHDLSREECARLLAAGVAGRVALSTPTGPHILPVNYSVDGESVLLRTTAYSLLGTYGRDAQLCFEIDQFDYENKRGWSVAVRGRAVFVDDQSELAHIARTWEPKPWASGQRNLVVRIPWAEVTGRQIGDGWAPWDHLPVRRLA; this is translated from the coding sequence ATGCAGTCCACCCACGACCTGTCCCGGGAGGAGTGCGCCCGCCTGCTGGCCGCCGGCGTCGCGGGCCGGGTGGCGCTCAGCACCCCGACCGGACCCCACATCCTCCCCGTCAACTACTCCGTCGACGGCGAGTCGGTGCTGCTCCGCACGACGGCCTACAGCCTGCTCGGCACCTACGGCCGCGACGCCCAGCTGTGCTTCGAGATCGACCAGTTCGACTACGAGAACAAGCGCGGGTGGAGCGTGGCGGTGCGCGGCCGCGCCGTGTTCGTCGACGACCAGTCCGAGCTCGCGCACATCGCCCGCACCTGGGAGCCGAAGCCGTGGGCGTCGGGCCAGCGCAACCTGGTCGTCCGGATCCCCTGGGCCGAGGTCACCGGACGCCAGATCGGCGACGGCTGGGCGCCCTGGGACCACCTGCCCGTGCGTCGCCTCGCCTGA
- a CDS encoding GAF domain-containing sensor histidine kinase: MTHTSDRGGPGTPGAPDLGADARSLLQAVSAIASDLDLDLALTRIIEAATVLTGARYGALGVLGRDGLLAEFVTTGIDDDTRRLIGDLPRGRGILGVIIEDPSGLRVSDLGAHPRSVGFPPNHPPMRSFLGMPVRIRGTVFGNLYLTEKEGGGPFTETDELLVEELARTAGYVVSNARSFAISERRRQWLEASGYLSEVLQPPVDVPSALHQIVSTARQVSRARAVALWSSAGPDHDTVSVVSEADRAPVTDLLARAREHAEVGAGSPVSTVEVDDARLVVVPLRSHLAPVSALVAVTEPGAGLLDVQERELFAVFADQVALSLDRTQALSDREELALISDRERIARDLHDIVIQRLFATGLQLQGVASMSGAGAVTERLDAAVSDLDDTIKAIRGTIFELQDRRGDSLRAAVRKLVKEYVPVLGFTPVVRTAGPVDTAVSPELGSQLVAVLREAISNVARHALADSAEVDVTVTADRLELRVADDGVGVPDDAPQSGLRNARRRADDLGGSLEISAPGERGTLLVWRVPLG, encoded by the coding sequence GTGACGCACACCAGCGACCGGGGCGGACCGGGGACTCCGGGCGCACCGGACCTGGGCGCCGACGCGCGCTCGCTGCTCCAGGCGGTCAGCGCGATCGCCAGCGACCTCGACCTCGACCTCGCCCTCACCCGCATCATCGAGGCCGCCACGGTCCTCACCGGTGCCCGCTACGGCGCCCTCGGGGTGCTCGGTCGCGACGGGCTCCTCGCGGAGTTCGTCACCACCGGGATCGACGACGACACCCGTCGGCTGATCGGCGACCTCCCGCGCGGGCGCGGCATCCTCGGCGTCATCATCGAGGACCCCTCCGGGCTCCGCGTCAGCGACCTCGGCGCCCACCCCAGGTCGGTCGGCTTCCCGCCGAACCACCCGCCGATGCGCAGCTTCCTCGGCATGCCGGTGCGGATCCGCGGCACCGTCTTCGGCAACCTCTACCTCACCGAGAAGGAGGGCGGCGGACCCTTCACCGAGACCGACGAGCTGCTGGTCGAGGAGCTCGCCCGCACCGCGGGCTACGTCGTCAGCAACGCCCGCTCGTTCGCGATCAGCGAGCGGCGGCGGCAGTGGCTCGAGGCCTCCGGCTACCTCTCCGAGGTGCTGCAGCCGCCCGTCGACGTCCCGTCCGCGCTGCACCAGATCGTGTCGACGGCGCGGCAGGTCTCGCGCGCACGGGCCGTCGCGCTGTGGTCGTCGGCGGGCCCGGACCACGACACCGTGAGCGTCGTCAGCGAGGCCGACCGCGCGCCGGTCACGGACCTGCTGGCACGGGCGCGGGAGCACGCCGAGGTCGGGGCCGGCAGCCCCGTGTCGACCGTCGAGGTCGACGACGCCCGCCTCGTCGTGGTGCCGCTGCGCTCGCACCTCGCGCCGGTGTCCGCGCTGGTGGCCGTCACCGAGCCGGGCGCTGGACTGCTCGACGTGCAGGAGCGCGAGCTCTTCGCGGTCTTCGCCGACCAGGTCGCGCTGTCGCTCGACCGGACCCAGGCGCTCTCCGACCGCGAGGAGCTCGCCCTGATCTCCGACCGCGAGCGGATCGCCCGCGACCTGCACGACATCGTCATCCAGCGGCTCTTCGCCACCGGCCTGCAGCTGCAGGGCGTGGCGTCGATGTCGGGCGCCGGCGCGGTCACCGAGCGCCTCGACGCGGCGGTGTCCGACCTCGACGACACCATCAAGGCGATCCGCGGCACGATCTTCGAGCTGCAGGACCGTCGCGGTGACTCGCTGCGGGCGGCGGTGCGCAAGCTGGTCAAGGAGTACGTCCCGGTGCTGGGCTTCACGCCCGTGGTGCGCACCGCCGGCCCGGTCGACACGGCCGTCTCGCCGGAGCTCGGCTCCCAGCTGGTCGCGGTGCTGCGCGAGGCGATCTCCAACGTCGCCCGGCACGCGCTGGCCGACAGCGCGGAGGTGGACGTCACGGTCACAGCCGACCGGCTGGAGCTGCGGGTCGCCGACGACGGCGTGGGGGTGCCCGACGACGCCCCGCAGAGCGGGCTGCGCAACGCCCGGCGGCGGGCCGACGACCTCGGCGGCAGCCTGGAGATCTCGGCGCCGGGCGAGCGCGGCACCCTCCTGGTGTGGCGGGTGCCGCTCGGCTGA
- a CDS encoding response regulator gives MVPMADTIRVYLLDDHDVVRQGLRFLLEQQDDIEVVGESGTATEAAARIPALRPDVAVLDARLPDGSGIEVCRTVRAVDPSINALILTSYDDDEALFAAIMAGAAGYVLKEIRSSDLVAAVRHVAAGKSLIDPAMTATVLERIRNGPETPDELASLTDQERVLLGHIAEGLTNRQIAEQMFLAEKTVKNYVSSILSKLGLERRTQAAVLASKLLGDAPQR, from the coding sequence ATGGTCCCCATGGCCGACACCATCCGCGTGTACCTCCTCGACGACCACGACGTCGTGCGCCAGGGACTGAGGTTCCTCCTCGAGCAGCAGGACGACATCGAGGTGGTGGGCGAGTCCGGGACCGCGACCGAGGCGGCCGCGAGGATCCCCGCGCTGCGGCCCGACGTCGCGGTGCTCGACGCGCGGCTGCCCGACGGCTCCGGGATCGAGGTCTGCCGCACCGTCCGCGCGGTGGACCCCTCGATCAACGCGCTCATCCTGACCTCCTACGACGACGACGAGGCGCTGTTCGCCGCGATCATGGCCGGCGCCGCCGGCTACGTGCTCAAGGAGATCCGCAGCTCCGACCTGGTCGCGGCCGTGCGCCACGTCGCGGCCGGCAAGTCGCTCATCGACCCCGCGATGACCGCCACCGTCCTCGAGCGGATCCGCAACGGCCCCGAGACCCCGGACGAGCTGGCCTCGCTCACCGACCAGGAGCGCGTCCTGCTCGGCCACATCGCCGAGGGGCTCACCAACCGCCAGATCGCCGAGCAGATGTTCCTCGCCGAGAAGACGGTGAAGAACTACGTCTCGAGCATCCTCTCCAAGCTCGGCCTCGAGCGCCGCACGCAGGCCGCGGTGCTCGCCTCGAAGCTGCTCGGCGACGCCCCCCAGCGCTGA
- a CDS encoding GNAT family N-acetyltransferase has product MTIRLATEADWPAIWPFWREIVEAGETYAYPLGATSDQARGWWFDGSRVVVLEDDGRILGSAKMGPNRPGRGAHVGTASFMVDAAARGRGVGRRLGEHVVQWHRDEGFAAIQFNAVVETNTAAVRLWEQLGFRVLATVPEAFDSTTHGRVGLHLMHLDLS; this is encoded by the coding sequence ATGACCATCCGGCTCGCGACCGAGGCCGACTGGCCGGCGATCTGGCCGTTCTGGCGGGAGATCGTCGAGGCGGGCGAGACCTACGCCTACCCGCTCGGCGCGACGTCGGACCAGGCTCGCGGGTGGTGGTTCGACGGTAGCCGCGTCGTGGTGCTCGAGGACGACGGCCGGATCCTGGGATCGGCGAAGATGGGACCCAACCGACCCGGGCGCGGCGCCCACGTCGGCACCGCGTCGTTCATGGTCGACGCCGCCGCCCGCGGCCGCGGCGTGGGACGCAGGCTCGGCGAGCACGTCGTGCAGTGGCACCGCGACGAGGGCTTCGCCGCGATCCAGTTCAACGCGGTCGTCGAGACCAACACCGCAGCCGTGCGGCTCTGGGAGCAGCTCGGCTTCCGGGTCCTCGCGACGGTGCCCGAGGCGTTCGACAGCACCACCCACGGACGGGTCGGGCTGCACCTGATGCACCTCGACCTGTCCTGA
- a CDS encoding DinB family protein: MTIERAEPPYRTDEVGMLRAFLDHYRATIRLQASGLTDDQLDQALAPSDLTLGGMLKHLAFVEDYWFSYNLAAHEPAPPWDSAPWDDDPDWDWHSASGATHAELDGLLAAAIERSDRFLDEALAADPDLDRRVARPRPPGKGETATLRWVLVHMVEEYCRHAGHADLIRQSIDGATDV, from the coding sequence ATGACGATCGAGCGGGCCGAGCCGCCCTACCGCACCGACGAGGTGGGCATGCTGCGCGCCTTCCTCGACCACTACCGCGCCACGATCCGGCTGCAGGCCTCCGGCCTCACCGACGACCAGCTCGACCAGGCGCTCGCCCCGAGCGACCTCACGCTCGGCGGGATGCTCAAGCACCTCGCGTTCGTCGAGGACTACTGGTTCTCCTACAACCTCGCGGCCCACGAGCCCGCGCCCCCGTGGGACTCCGCTCCCTGGGACGACGACCCCGACTGGGACTGGCACAGCGCATCGGGCGCGACCCACGCCGAGCTCGACGGCCTGCTCGCCGCGGCGATCGAGCGCTCGGACCGCTTCCTCGACGAGGCGCTGGCGGCCGACCCGGACCTCGACCGCCGTGTCGCGCGTCCGCGGCCGCCCGGGAAGGGGGAGACGGCGACGCTGCGCTGGGTGCTCGTGCACATGGTCGAGGAGTACTGCCGCCACGCCGGCCACGCCGACCTGATCCGCCAGTCCATCGACGGCGCGACCGACGTATGA
- a CDS encoding YchJ family protein translates to MTTPSCPCGSGGSYDDCCRPLLDNRVQAATPEQLMRSRYTAHVRGDADHLFRTWHPRTRPDDVTPDPRTRWTGLEVLAASGDTVEFVASWDGGRMHEVSRFERRAGRWVYVDGDVD, encoded by the coding sequence GTGACGACCCCTTCCTGCCCGTGCGGTTCCGGCGGGTCCTACGACGACTGCTGCCGCCCGTTGCTCGACAACCGGGTGCAGGCCGCGACGCCCGAGCAGCTCATGCGCTCGCGCTACACCGCCCACGTCCGCGGCGACGCCGACCACCTCTTCCGCACCTGGCACCCGCGCACCCGCCCCGACGACGTCACCCCCGACCCGCGCACGCGGTGGACCGGGCTCGAGGTGCTCGCGGCGAGCGGCGACACGGTCGAGTTCGTGGCCTCGTGGGACGGCGGGCGGATGCACGAGGTGAGCCGCTTCGAGCGGCGCGCGGGACGCTGGGTCTACGTCGACGGCGACGTGGACTGA
- a CDS encoding YigZ family protein — MTSYVTVARAAQAVVEDRGSRFLCRVRRVGDEDAARELVATLRREHPDARHHCSAFVLGPRGELQRASDDGEPAGTAGAPMLEVLRGAGVSDVAAVVTRWFGGTLLGAGGLVRAYGDAVRAALAEAGTLRRSLLTEVALDLDHADAGRVEGELRARGVSVLDVAYDARVRLLLATAPDSLDRLGQVVAAATSGAAEPVVVGERWVDGPGQSTSPST, encoded by the coding sequence GTGACGTCGTACGTCACCGTGGCGCGTGCCGCGCAGGCCGTGGTCGAGGACCGCGGCTCGCGGTTCCTGTGCCGCGTGCGACGGGTGGGCGACGAGGACGCCGCCCGCGAGCTGGTGGCGACGCTGCGGCGCGAGCACCCGGACGCGCGGCACCACTGCTCGGCCTTCGTGCTCGGCCCCCGCGGCGAGCTGCAGCGCGCGTCCGACGACGGCGAGCCCGCCGGCACCGCCGGTGCGCCGATGCTGGAGGTGCTGCGCGGCGCGGGGGTGAGCGACGTGGCGGCGGTGGTGACGCGCTGGTTCGGCGGGACGCTGCTCGGAGCCGGTGGGCTGGTGCGGGCCTACGGCGACGCGGTCCGCGCCGCGCTCGCGGAGGCCGGCACCCTGCGGCGCTCGCTGCTCACCGAGGTGGCGCTCGACCTCGACCACGCGGACGCCGGTCGCGTCGAGGGAGAGCTGCGGGCACGCGGGGTGAGCGTGCTCGACGTGGCGTACGACGCCCGCGTGCGGCTGCTGCTCGCCACCGCGCCGGACAGTCTCGACCGGCTCGGCCAGGTCGTGGCCGCCGCGACGTCCGGGGCGGCAGAGCCGGTCGTGGTGGGGGAGCGCTGGGTCGACGGCCCGGGTCAGTCCACGTCGCCGTCGACGTAG
- a CDS encoding YihY/virulence factor BrkB family protein, giving the protein MGAVAAVDGFQRRHPVLGFPIAVIYKYFDDQGPYLASAMTYYAFVAIFPLMLLGTSILGLILRGEPQWQEQILDSALAQFPIIGDELGRPQGLQGSVSGVVIGALAALYGAMGLGQALQNTQHVAWSVPRNSRPNPFYARVKTLILLLTAGLSLLAVTVVSTIASTTDVFTEVIGGGLKQLLPVLTVLVVGTGLSYLFRFAATGQHSFWRAAPGGFTLAVMWQLLQIGGAAYVDRTLVNTSSMTKTFGLVLGLIGFLWIGSVMAVLATEVNVVLARRLWPRALLTPFTDNVRLTEADKRAYVSYARMQRHKGFEKVVVRWEPGPAEKPADQDEPAEEPAEEPAEEPAHEPDRAAAQPEPEPDGSGTRA; this is encoded by the coding sequence GTGGGTGCGGTGGCGGCGGTCGACGGGTTCCAGCGGCGGCATCCCGTGCTGGGGTTCCCGATCGCGGTGATCTACAAGTACTTCGACGACCAGGGTCCCTACCTCGCCTCGGCGATGACCTACTACGCGTTCGTCGCGATCTTCCCGCTGATGCTGCTCGGCACCTCGATCCTGGGCCTGATCCTGCGCGGCGAGCCGCAGTGGCAGGAGCAGATCCTCGACTCCGCGCTCGCGCAGTTCCCGATCATCGGCGACGAGCTCGGCCGGCCCCAGGGCCTGCAGGGATCCGTCAGCGGTGTCGTCATCGGTGCCCTCGCCGCGCTCTACGGCGCGATGGGCCTGGGCCAGGCGCTGCAGAACACCCAGCACGTCGCCTGGTCGGTGCCGCGCAACAGCCGCCCCAACCCGTTCTACGCGCGGGTCAAGACGCTCATCCTGCTGCTGACCGCGGGGCTCTCGCTGCTGGCGGTGACGGTCGTGTCGACGATCGCCAGCACCACCGACGTCTTCACCGAGGTCATCGGCGGCGGGCTCAAGCAGCTGCTGCCGGTCCTCACGGTCCTCGTCGTCGGCACCGGCCTGAGCTACCTGTTCCGCTTCGCCGCCACCGGCCAGCACTCGTTCTGGCGCGCCGCGCCGGGCGGGTTCACGCTCGCGGTGATGTGGCAGCTGCTGCAGATCGGCGGCGCCGCCTACGTCGACCGCACCCTCGTCAACACCTCCTCGATGACCAAGACCTTCGGACTGGTCCTCGGCCTGATCGGCTTCCTGTGGATCGGCTCGGTGATGGCGGTGCTCGCCACCGAGGTCAACGTCGTGCTCGCGCGCCGGCTGTGGCCGCGCGCGCTGCTCACGCCGTTCACCGACAACGTCCGCCTCACCGAGGCCGACAAGCGTGCCTACGTCTCCTACGCCCGCATGCAGCGGCACAAGGGCTTCGAGAAGGTGGTCGTGCGGTGGGAGCCCGGACCCGCCGAGAAGCCCGCCGACCAGGACGAACCGGCCGAGGAACCCGCCGAGGAACCGGCCGAGGAGCCGGCCCACGAGCCCGACCGGGCGGCAGCGCAGCCGGAGCCCGAACCGGACGGCTCCGGCACCCGCGCGTGA